TTGAGTTTAAACATCAATTGTTGTCTATAACAATACCCAATGATAATACTAGTCcaattctttgattttttttccttctaatCAATCGACACATGCTGATAATgcagaaagcaaaataaaaatttaagataaaaaaCTTATATGTATTAATGCATAGGGATTTCCATAGTCACTTGGACTTAGTTTCAAAAACAAATCAaactttatgaaaattttatgttttacttCAAATTTTTACAAAGTAATATCCATTTTTCATAAACCAATCATATTACAGAAAATTTACTATATTAATGGGAAATGATATATTccaaaaaaatatcaatataatattttttatatttttaaaaaaaattaagatgtataaaatatgtagtttttatttcataaatttatataaaataatatatatttttgtaaagtaattattttataataaattattaaattaataaaaaataattacatttccaagaaatgtaaaaaataacagcactttagaatctaaagataatgatatatttttataaataatataatatataagggGGCGATAACCGAATATATAAAGGAGATTACCTTGATGAAAACATTTTCAGCAGCCTTTTCCTCCTCGCTAAGTATTTTACCACTGCTTGAGAACCTTCGAGACACATATCTAACAGCCATCCTTGTTGCCATGGTTAATGATTATATGAACTGTAAATATATAAGCGCCACAATTGTAATTATCTTATTGCACAAAATTAATTCTCTAATATTACTCTTATAATCGCACTGAAAATCTTGCCCCTAATTTCACAAATTTGGAAGACATCTGATGTAACATAAACCACATTTTACCAGTTCAAAAATCCACCACATCATCATTCACGCATACTCCAACGGTTAAAGGTTCCCAAAAAACATAACCTAATTCACttttttatccttttcttcAACCATTAACCCTAACAAATGATGGACTTCAAGTAATATTAAACACAAATTCAATATCAATGATTAATCTTGAATTGCAGCAAGCTACACGTTTAAATTCAGCATAAAATCACCTACCAAAATTCCCACAAATTGGGATTAGTTCCTATTTACCTTCTCTTTAATATTCACACTAGTTATCTCGCTACTCTATATGCAACAAAGAAACCTAAAGAATAAACTATCAACTTCATGATTAGAAATTAGCgaattattatgaaaaaaataaaagcgtCGACACcacataaaatcataaattgGCTACAAATTTCCAGTGAAAATCGAAGAGATAGTAATGTAAAATGTTAGATAAGAGATTCCGATCGAAATCGCTTACCGAGAGAACGCAGTAATGtcgcagagagagagagagagagagagagagagagagagattgagGGGATCGTTAGAGACTGGGAACAGTGCAGTGCCTAGGAAATACTGAATGGGTCTTGGAGATTTTCTTAATGGACCCATTTTGGGCCCATTAGAGGCTAATTAATTCACGAGCCGTTGGATCGAAGAAACTGGAGAGGATGTGATGTGGATTATTATAGAACCGGATGCATAATAACAAATTGCTGTACCTGGGCTTTGTAGCCCAATTCATAAGCCCAAATTCTCGCCCATAAACCCTACCGTTCTTACACCTATATCTTCTTCTCCTGTTCTCCAAACCCTAAACTCACTTTCCTCCTTTGGCTGTGGCCGCAGCATCATCTTGACGGTGAAACCTCTGCTATCCCTTCGAGCAAATGGTAATCTAATGACCTTCTTTTGCAATTtgggtgtttttttttttggagaaaaaaggaaaagtgaTCAATGtgttattcttcttctttcagGCACCCAAGAAGGATAAGGCTCCTCCTCCGTCTTCTAAGCCAGCCAAATCTGGTGGagggaagcagaagaagaaggtaATTACGTATAATGTTTATCTTCTTTTTCCGTTTATACATGTTTACCTTGGTTTGTGAACTTGTGAAtcagtatttttcttttttctttttttttgttttccttctttttaaaaaaaaaatagaaatggaGCAAGGGAAAGCAAAAGGAGAAGGTGAACAACATGGTTTTGTTCGATCAAGCCACCTATGACAAGCTTCTTTCTGAGGTTCCCAAGTACAAGCTTGTCACTCCTTCAATCTTGTCTGACAGATTGAGAGTATGACCCTAACTTGCAGTTTATGCGGATGCCCTTTATTTAATCTTCTGTTATGAGAATATTAGATATTTCATTCATGTTTAAGTTGATTGTAGCATTTTTGATGTTTTACTATGCACTTCAATGCATGGGTAATATAGAAGATTATCTTTAGAGCTAGCTCTGCAGACACAGTTATTACTTACTAAATTGGATAGTAACTCTGATACGGCCTTAAAttggatttttatataaatattgtgTTTTTATGGACGAGTGATCACCAATTCATAAAACTTCACGCTAACATTGCAGAATGGCCGAGTAAACTTATGGGATTTTTGTTGTGATATTCTCTAGAATTATGTTTTCaggttttcttttttacttattCTGTTAACATTGTGTTTAAAACATTTCTTAAGGTGTGTTTTAGTTGCAGGTGGTGATCTTGATTAGTAATTGTGTTTTGATGTTGGCTTTTTATGAGCCTTTTTTACTGCATATAACATGATTTATCACATCCAATACAGAAATTATATGTGCACAAAAAAAGGGAAAACAAAATAGAGACGAGATATGAAATTTGTGATGGATGTGCCTATCATGAAGTTAATTCTTCTATATATCTATCCTTTTGTGGGTAACTTGCTTGTCGTTCTAGTTGTCATGCTCTTTTGTTTTGGAATGTGCTGGTATTGTCCTCTCTTTTTTTCCTTATCATGGTGATGGACATTATAATTGTTGTCAttacctgtgttgagttgggtTGATAAAATATGTTATGGTTGCACATGCAAAGAGAATATAAGCAAATCTTATTTATTTGttgttttcatatttattaccTAATATGATCTTCTTATACTGAGAAATGTTAATTGTGGGAGAACAGTATCTCCATTGGTCATTGAGCTTTATCATAAATTTGTGTACAAAATTGAAGTTTACtatctaattttaaattcaatagtTATGGTTGAAATTTCTCTGGGATCAATATTTGCAAAATTGGAGTGTAGATGCTAtgtatacacacatacatataaATTACAATGGTTGTGTTTCTTCTGGTTATGTTGCTTACCTTTTTTCTGAGTTCAATGATATTGTATAATGGGCTATATGGTATTCAGTAGTAGTTGAAATTTTTGTGTGGCTATTTTTCTGTTCTGCATATAAAGACTTTGCTGATTGAGTTGTTACATTTTCCACAGATAAATGGATCTCTAGCACGTCGTGCAATCAAGGATCTGATGGCAAGAGGTGCTATCAGGATGATTTCTGCTCATGCTAGCCAGCAGATTTACACTAGAGCCACCAATACCTAGGAGGAAATGAATTAGTCTACATTTGTTTTTAACTCATAGGATGTTTATCTTGTTCCAAAATGTCAACTTTATCTTTGTTCTGTCATTTTTATTACGTGTGACCTTTCCATATTGTTTATTGTGaatgctattttttttttccctgctAATTGGACTTGATACCATGGTGAGTAACTTATGTCTTCTTAATTAGGTTCCTCCCTTTGCTGGATCAGATGAGAATAATGCTTTTGTATTATCAGATGATCAACTTAAACTGAACTTATCTTGaaagtattttattatatgTAATCTGATAGTTTGTCAATGGGGGATCTCGCAATCAATGCATGTGAATGGTTGAATCATGCGAGGTTTTTTTTTCTCAGGATTCTGCATCAGTTGGTAAAGCATTGGTGTAGCATTTGTTCATAAGGTTTCATCTCGTTTGAATAATAATCTGTTAAAAAGTGAAACCTGCAAGGCGTGACGGTATTAGTGATCCAGGGGCATATACACTAAGCAAAATACCCAATCCTGGCATCTAATGAATTATGAACTTTTTGAACAAGTGTGAATTTAGATAAGTAAATGGTTTGAATGTTTTGCTGAGATGTTAGATGTTTTGGGACATGGTTTCCTCTTTCCCACTGTTGGAATGAATGTAAGTTGCTTCTTGTAAAGCAGGAGGCGTGCCATGATAATGATCATAAAGGCCATGTCTTATCAGTATATAGGATGTTTACAGTTGATGTTTTAACAGACACTTTTAGCTGAGAGAAAGCCATTTGCAATTTTGGTACTGAGAGTGGTGATGATCAACAAGCTTAAAGAGAGTGCCTTCTCCCTTATCCCCAAGAAGCCCAGAAAGGATATAAAATGGAAAAAGGAGGAGGCTGGTCCAATTAACCCATGCTTTTGGTTGCAACGACAATACAGTCGAATCAAAATGTGCTTAGAGCTGCTCTTCTGGGggatcattttttttaatctgtaacaggGAATTCCAGTTTACAATTGGCAATTGAATTTTTTGAGAGATGTGATGTAGAATGTGCTGTTTTTGAAAAATATGTTCATTGTTGGGAGTGTATTGGTGATTTTTGAACTTCTTTTTCTTGCTCTTTGGAATGTCTTGCAATTGTATATGTTTAGTTGACGGAATAAATCAAAATTAGCACGAGTGTATTTGTATTATAATGTCCATATGAGCTGGAACTCATGCTCCCTTTTGATATCAATGATGGAGGAATTTTTATTTGACAGGTGTATTATTACAGGATTGAGTTGTAATTTAATTTGACCATTTATTCTTAtgaatttcattattta
This sequence is a window from Manihot esculenta cultivar AM560-2 chromosome 4, M.esculenta_v8, whole genome shotgun sequence. Protein-coding genes within it:
- the LOC110613665 gene encoding 40S ribosomal protein S25, with the protein product MAPKKDKAPPPSSKPAKSGGGKQKKKKWSKGKQKEKVNNMVLFDQATYDKLLSEVPKYKLVTPSILSDRLRINGSLARRAIKDLMARGAIRMISAHASQQIYTRATNT